The following is a genomic window from Pseudochaenichthys georgianus chromosome 9, fPseGeo1.2, whole genome shotgun sequence.
CCTCTCTGATGTTCATGAGCCACCCCATGAGAGGGCAGATGCTCGGGCTGCAGTCCCAGGCGTTACCTGCCAGGCTGACGGTTATTAGTGAGGTCCACGCTGCCACGGCTTGTACAGGCACGCTGCTGAGCTTGTTCGATTCAAGATTGAGTATTTGTAAGTTTGGCATACACTGAAAAACCGCCGGATCCAACATTTGGATTTCATTCCCTGACAGGTCCAATTTCTGTAGTTTGTGCCAGgtccaaggcacaccttgattgATGGATCGTATGCGGTTCCATTGCAAATAAAGGGCCTGGAGGTTAGTTAGACGTGGGAAAATGAAGAAATTAATCCTGGAAAATTGATTGTGCTCTAAATGAAGTTCCTTCAACttaaacagccctaaaaaggttGTGCGGATGAGGCTCCGCAAGCGATTGTAACCCAAGTCCAAAAACTCCAGGCTGCGGCACTCCATAAACGTACGAGTGACAATCTGTTTCAGGCCATTAGATCGAAGGTGGAGATGTTGTAGCTTTCGCAGACCATTAAAATGTCCTTGCTGCAGAGACTGCAGCTGATTGTAGGATAGGTCCAGGTTTCGAAGGTTTGGTATAGCGCTGAATGTGTTATTGTGAAGATCACTTATCTTGTTGGAGCTGAGGATGAGTTCTTTGAGTCTGCGCACACCATGAAATGTTAAAGCGTCTATATCTTTGATGGAGTTGTGGTCCAAATAAAGCCAGATAAGCTGATTGAGGTGAGCGAACTGGTACGGCAACAGAACCAACAGGCTGTTATAGCGCAGAGACAGACCCTGGCATCCCGTGGTGATGTTTTCTGGGATGCCTTGGAAGATGCCAGACTCGCAATAAACAATCTTCCCTTCGCAGCGACAACTCGCAGGGCACATCCTCTCCCCCTTGCTGAGCAGCAGCAAAACAGCTGCCTGCAGAAGAAGCCACGATAACCTCCAGTCCAACATCACAGAACCTGTTGGGGGTAGAGTGGGGCCCAAGCAATCAACGGGGTGTTTAAAAAATACGTTTAAAGACTTTTACATTAGAAAATATGATAAATATATTCTTTAAAGAGGAAATCAGGGAGGAGCAGCTTGAGGTCTGATGTCTGAGACACCAGACCTGCTTCATGAAGAATTAATAAGAGGCAGATGTTAGCAAAGGTGAGGAAATGTGAAAATACAGAAAACCAATTGCAGGGGAAATTGAATTTCAATGTACATTTCTTTTTATTAAACAGTAGGATTCCTCTTTATTCTTTAAATGTCAGaaatacagtttaggaactgttAAAATGTGCAAGTATAATTGATCATAGCTGTCGTTTTGGCTACATGCAGCCTCAAAAGAGGGAACTGAGTCagtaaatgtgaaaaaaaacttACCCATCGTTAGGGGGGAAAGGAGTAATCCTCTGAAATAAAGAGCACATTAAACTGCTCTCACATGAGAAAACCGCCGTTCACGCAGCCTCAGACTCGATCCACATACCGAGCATCACTTATGTCTTCAATTACAGGAAAAAAATCAAATATATGCAAGTTTTTCCGCAGCGGTGTAAACCCTTGAATGTGTGTCTGAGGCGCGGAAACAGGACGCCCTCACTCGGGTCGGAGTTGGAGTCGCCACTCGCTATAGTTCAGCCTGCTGTGTGCGCAATAACCCATTTGAGCGCCAACTAAACCTCACTTCATgcagtctctctctgtctctctccctctctctcccccctcgctatctccctctccttctgtcTGTTCTCCCCTACTCCGATGCGTATGCGTCCATAAGCACACATAAGCCTATCataaacatacagtataccAACCAGGCATGTTCAgttagtatttattttatacCTAAATTAGTTGTTGTAATTGTTTTTCATGAATTGtctatattttatttaaataaatattcacAAAATATGAATACTGTAAAACAGGTTGAGATATATTTACCTTGCTCAATGGGGGGATCGTTGACGTctaacatacatttaaaaagatcAAATGTGCTTTGTCCATGATGATGAAATAATATTTCCTTGATCAAAATCAACCGTTCATTCATTAGCACTCATTAAAAAAGAATCACAGGAAATAACAGGAAGCTGAGTAATGAGGATTTGGGGTCCCCATCAGCTGCTTGTTAAAATCATATTATGTGAGGAATTAGGTGTGATGTTGACACACAGCATCCGACCACACACTCTCAGGCAGCAGAGGGAGTGTGTAGATAAACAGTTAACACCTCCTGGTGTGTAGGGATGCTGCTGAAGAGGTGGCAACAGGGAAATCGCTTATGAAAATGTTAAATCAAcagaaaggaaaagaaaaacagGATTTGAGTAGAGTGGGGGACACCTGTACTTCTGTGGTCATTTTCATACTCATTGTTCACACTTTGCACAGATACTCATGGCTTTGGACACAACAGTGTGGAAACAACATTCTTGAGACTTTGAGAGTCTGAGTTGTAATGTGTGGTAACAGCAGCCCCTTGTGCACACAGACAGAAGTGTCCTGTTTCAAGAGCTGCTGAATGTAATGTACATACAGCAAAGAGAGAGAATACAAAACTGGAATTCTCTACCCACTCAAATCTaagacatacatacacataccaccttcacagctcacttaaaaacatggttcactgagaactacacctgcacacactagtctgtgttgcgtgagtgttacatgttgtgttacatgttgtgatcATGGATGTTGCCCCTCGTTTCTGTGATGTGATTGTGATGTGCTATATGtgacatgtactgtatatagtaacgtgtgttgtttattgttctcttttatcctctttcctccattttattttattttatatattttcttataactaatgctgttgatatattttaattttaagggtgtctattaccatctggccggggacaacagctggaaattagccatgtcggctaaagctgcaccatttactgtttttgtgacagttcatcgatggggactgtccacgacactataaataaataaactaaactaaactaaactagagagagagagagaacaagaACACGATTTGGGGTTATAAGAAACAAGCTAATTAACTCATATCGATGTTTGTCATGGAGTGTGGTCATATTCCTACTCAAACTGAATTTTCTCTAATGCCTGTGAATTGTTTTGAGAAGAAATGTATTCATTAAATCAGCTCCATGAACTCCACAACAGGAGTCCACAGTAAGATGTGCGAGCATTATCTATTCTGTGTGAAGATAATACCTCTCGAACTCCAGTAACACCATTTTCAAATGAATGTCAAACAAAATCATCTCTTCAAAGGGCACACTTTCGCATCATATGTCATTCAAGAAATGTGCACCTGAAGAGGAGGGAAATGTTCTGCAAAGTGACAAGCCGCAGAGTGAGGTTGAACAACACTGGGAAAAGCCATTTGCATGACATTTTCTGGTATTAGACAAATGTTCTGATAGGTATTTGTGTTTCCATCAGACAAGGAGCATAGCGTTCATTTGAGTGTTTGGAAAACCATTTCAAGACAGATATGATGTGATTTTCAGAAGATCCCCCGCCGCTCGTGCAAACACAGAAATCTCAGTCACAGGTGCtttattaacattttatttgcaCATAAAAGACAAACATAGTCGGAATATTCTGTCCAGCATTTTGTCAACAAGCAACAGACATAACAATTCTGGTGCCTGAATGAGCGATACAAAAAAAGTTACTTAGTAAGGATGAATACATGATTAAAAACAATGCTGTACTCTATATAGTAGATTTTTTGTAAGGAATGCACTTTCGTGATCTTGATTGGAGATCTTTAAGACTTTAAGATCTTTAAGACAGATTTGAATAACcctacaaatacaaatatttcacaaACTCCTTTGTGAATGAAGAAGAATCGCTTTAAAAAGCagctgactatttgtgttgaacAAATAAAAGTGGAAGTGCTGAGCATGTGATTATCATCATACAGTACGTGTGTGTAAACTTGTTTTAACCACTGTGTGTGTACACTCAATACATGCACTGCAGTGTTTAAACATGCACTTAAGTACTCTGTAAACTGTGAAAGTGTATCAGGGCTCACTTTGGAGAAACAACCCGGATCCCTGCAGCCATTGTCACCTTAAAAAAAGGCTGTGCTTAATGGAGTGTGTACAGTTGTCCGTCATTGTACGTTGTGTGAGCTGTCTTTAGAGAGACGTCTCCCCTTGAATAATAGTCTCCAGTCTGAAAGAGCATTCAGACCTGGATATGATGGACAGGACCGATTTACATTTCCTCATTTCCTGTTTAAACACAAAGGGGTCTCTATGTTTCATTATGTTACagtatgttttattatttaatttggtCTGTACTGTCGCCACCCTCTATATATTAACACCACAAAGGCAGATAAGTTGGTTTTGACACTTGAAAGATtaacatgaaaaataaaaaggtgCGTTAAAAAAACAGGTTGATGGCAGAGAAAGGAGGCTTTTATTAACAAAACTTTTAGGGAAAAGGAAACATTGAGATATCCGTTAAAGTAAAATTAAGTCaaaacaatttaaataaaataaaaacaacagccTTCCTTTCTTACCCCTCACTGTATTTAAATTCAGCCTGCAACACTTAATTATAGATATCATATTCTACTGTTTATGttgtaaaaaatgttttcgtatttatttttaaatattctcGCACAATGCATATATTTTTAACTAAGATATAAGTTATTGCTGACATATCAATATATCTCTCGGTGCAAacaataaatactgtatatttGTTTCATTAACTTCAGAATGATCCAACCCTCTGCTAAGGGACATAATCAGGGAAACCTGTTTGCATTTGACTTCATCAAGCTGCTAAACTCATACAAACTGTAATCTATAATGTATTAAATAATTGAGTcactaaaacatttgattaaaaatAATAGTGTACCAGACACAAGgcactgatcatttgtagcaaCAGGGCCAAGTGGAAAATGAGAAAGTGGAAAATGTTTCGAGGTTctgaataaatgtaaaaaatgtaccttttccACCTTTACTTAGAGAAGAGCCGTTATAGGCACACCTGGGAACACTTTTTGATAAATAAATCTCTTTGCCCTGTGGTACGGTGCTGTGCCATAGCGATgaattatgaatgagaaaatgtACAACTGAACTGCAAAAAACAACCTTTACATTTGTGATGCATGCAGGAGAGCGCTCATTTGGAGGGTACTATCAAGTGGCTGCTTGACGTAGGATTTAAATGCAGAAGCCCATTATCATCATCTCTATAATGCATCACCAGCTGATCCTCACAGGCTTCTTCGCAGAAAGGTATTTCCTTATGCATGAGAGCGCTATTCGAAAAGTTCAACCTGCTTTAACCTACTTTTATGTGTTTACTATAGTTTAACTTTGTTTACCTGTGTTTAACCTGTCTTTAACTTGGTTTACCTGTGCTAGATATAACCTGGTTTAACTTTGATACTGTGTTGAACCGTTGCTAGATTAAACCTGTGTTTTACTTGGTTTACCTTTGTTTTACATGTGCTATAGGTTTAACCTGGTTTAACTTTGTATAGCTGTGTTAACCTGTGCCAGATTTAACGTGTGTTCAACTTGGTTTACCTGTGTTTAAATTGGTTAACCTGTGTTTAAACTGTGTTTTAACCTGTCTTGAGCTTGGTCTATGTTTAACTTGGCTTGACCTCTGTTTAACCTGATACCTGATTTAACCAGGTTTACTTCAATGTGAGTTTGTCTTAAGAGAGGGGATGCTCTTCACACATGCATGCAATGAAACCGAATATGAATCCAAGTCGTCTGAACAACTTTTAGTTTTCTATCTTGAGAAAACTAAAAAACATTCCTCCTGCACTTCAGGTATTCTGACCCAGAGGGAGAACTTTTACGTGGATAAAAACCACACATAGAGACATCATCAATGAATGCTAAAGAAATGGCTTCATACAGACAGTAGGATGCCAGAGCAAAGTCAGTATGCAGCCCTTGGTATTTCAAATAACCAGTGTATgcagtatttttctttttttaccctcCCTCATTCAACTCTTCAAAGCAGCAGGGGATTAAGTGCCAGATGTTTTGGGACCAACCCTCTGTCTCCGAAATATTTACCTGCTGCTTGGACACTTTGTAGGTGTTATTTGTGGCTAATTAAGGTAAATTATACATTTAGGAGTCAGGGTCAGGGTTAATAAA
Proteins encoded in this region:
- the lrrtm4l2 gene encoding leucine-rich repeat transmembrane neuronal protein 4, producing the protein MGSVMLDWRLSWLLLQAAVLLLLSKGERMCPASCRCEGKIVYCESGIFQGIPENITTGCQGLSLRYNSLLVLLPYQFAHLNQLIWLYLDHNSIKDIDALTFHGVRRLKELILSSNKISDLHNNTFSAIPNLRNLDLSYNQLQSLQQGHFNGLRKLQHLHLRSNGLKQIVTRTFMECRSLEFLDLGYNRLRSLIRTTFLGLFKLKELHLEHNQFSRINFFIFPRLTNLQALYLQWNRIRSINQGVPWTWHKLQKLDLSGNEIQMLDPAVFQCMPNLQILNLESNKLSSVPVQAVAAWTSLITVSLAGNAWDCSPSICPLMGWLMNIREAKDISMICSSPKSVQGERVVDVVKNHSTCVDISHVFSTTTLILLTSTQVVNITKPPSPSGVTDYGTESPVQRLSPSSVLPTETDRKTTESTNMSSTSPFSPETPTLLIPELHFEHMAFHKIIAGSVALFLSVALILLVIYVSWRRYPNTMRQLQQHSVNHKRRKKAHKQEQDLNSQLQEYYLSYHSNSETMDSLVNESRPCTCTISGSIECEV